The window CAATCTacaaccctaatcctcgacctccacacctttctATCGTGGGTCATATCCTCCGTAAGCTGGAGCAATGACATGTCCTGCCTAactacctctccccaatacttcttaggcctacctcttcCCTTCCTCGGACCCTCCATGGACAACCTTTCACACCTTCTGACTGGAGCATCTatgtctctcctcttcacatgcccgaaccatctcagcctcgattcCCGCAATTCGTCCTCCACAGATGCCACTCCTACCTTGTTCCTAACAACTTCACTCCTAATCCTGTTCTTCCTAATATGTCTACACATCCATCTTAACATCCTTATTTCAGGTACTTTCATCTTATGGATATGGAACTTCTTGACGGGCTAGCACacaaccccatacaacatagtcggtctaaccactacTCTGTAAAATTTGCCCTTAAGTCCAGGTGGTACATTTTTATCACACAAAATTCCCGAGGCGAGCCTCCATCTCATCCACCCTGCTTCAATACGATGAGTAACATCCTCGCCAATCTCCCCATTGCCTTGAATAATatacccaagatacttgaaactatctcTTTTGGGGACGACTTGAGTACCAATCTTCACTTCCACTCCTTCTTCATGCATCCCATCACTGAACTTCCACTCCAAGTACTCAGTTTTTGatctactcaacttgaaacccttagactccagCATCTGTCTCTAAACATCCAACCTAGTATTAACTCTGTCTGGCGTCTCGTCAATCAGGACTATGTCATCAACAAATAGCATACACCATGGCATCTCCCCTTGTACgagaaacaaaaatttaagaaacTATTTTCTTTTGGATTTTCTTGTCCAATTCCCAAGTTCTAGGTCAATTCTTTCACTATTATTATCCGACCAAAAATGTAGACCTTAGATTTGTCGATTGGTTACTTTATTGTCTCTTTGGTGGCACATACTTGTATTGATAAAAGGTGTACACGACATGTGACAACATAGAGTCAACACGTGGCAAGTATTTCTTAGTCAAATTTCCTAGTCAGCACC is drawn from Nicotiana tomentosiformis chromosome 12, ASM39032v3, whole genome shotgun sequence and contains these coding sequences:
- the LOC138902649 gene encoding uncharacterized protein encodes the protein MLESKGFKLSRSKTEYLEWKFSDGMHEEGVEVKIGTQVVPKRDSFKYLGYIIQGNGEIGEDVTHRIEAGWMRWRLASGILCDKNVPPGLKGKFYRVVVRPTMLHIRKNRIRSEVVRNKVGVASVEDELRESRLRWFGHVKRRDIDAPVRRCERLSMEGPRKGRGRPKKYWGEVVRQDMSLLQLTEDMTHDRKVWRSRIRVVD